A genomic stretch from Macadamia integrifolia cultivar HAES 741 unplaced genomic scaffold, SCU_Mint_v3 scaffold2770, whole genome shotgun sequence includes:
- the LOC122067229 gene encoding L10-interacting MYB domain-containing protein-like, with the protein MRSPRSPTPKSTTIIWNEAELRSFINLMVDNVRNGLKTNSTFTKVGWDNITKGLEAEFKRPFAKVQLRNKMNKLRKEYNSFRALLETTGFGWDANARTATADDSVWESAIQGNKDWAKYRRNGLPMWPELLEIFSDSSARGDRVMLVLGHPRGQLLRSGDLIGLLRIVGGRATHGH; encoded by the exons ATGAGATCCCCAAgatccccaacccccaaaagtACTACTATAATCTGGAATGAAGCAGAGCTAAGATCATTCATCAATCTCATGGTTGATAATGTCCGAAACGGATTGAAGACAAACTCAACATTCACAAAGGTTGGTTGGGACAACATTACAAAAGGGCTTGAAGCCGAATTCAAAAGGCCCTTTGCGAAAGTACAACTACGTAACAAGATGAATAAGTTACGCAAGGAGTACAACAGCTTCAGGGCTTTGTTAGAAACAACTGGTTTTGGATGGGATGCGAATGCTCGGACTGCCACAGCTGATGATTCAGTATGGGAATCTGCTATTCAG GGAAACAAGGATTGGGCAAAGTATAGAAGAAATGGTCTCCCCATGTGGCCAGAGTTGTTAGAGATCTTCTCCGACTCTAGTGCCCGTGGGGATAGAG TGATGCTTGTACTGGGACACCCAAGGGGTCAGCTCCTCCGAAGCGGCGACTTGATAGGACTCCTACGGATCGTAGGAGGAAGAGCCACACACGGACATTGA
- the LOC122067230 gene encoding uncharacterized protein LOC122067230, which translates to MARCDYCNQLCDKYTTKNGPNRGRTFFKCPRHNEYFMWVDEFRLCDCGEGQCKVRVAKTATNLGRRFWCCPKSNGPLDRGCKFFRWIYGDINLTSAQSSDCGTSNSMVGAQPSPSAPSSDFVKGYLERAIKGEEEKSRVLKNEMDVSEEKRRIYTDILEAINNIDINKGGS; encoded by the exons ATGGCAAGGTGTGACTACTGTAATCAGTTGTGCGATAAGTACACAACGAAAAATGGACCTAATAGAGGAAGAACGTTCTTCAAATGCCCAAGGcataatgaatattttatgTGGGTAGATGAATTTCGCTTATGTGATTGTGGCGAGGGACAGTGCAAGGTACGCGTCGCGAAGACAGCAACGAACTTAGGTCGTCGTTTCTGGTGTTGTCCTAAATCCAATGGg CCCCTTGATCGAGGTTGCAAATTTTTTCGATGGATTTATGGAGACATCAATTTGACAAGTGCACAGTCTTCCGATTGTGGAACAAGCAATTCAATGGTTGGAGCTCAACCTTCTCCATCAGCACCTTCCTCTGATTTTGTGAAAGGTTATTtggaaagagcaatcaaagGTGAAGAGGAGAAGTCTAGAGTACTGAAAAACGAAATGGATGTGTCTGAGGAAAAGCGAAGGATATATACCGATATCCTAGAGGCCATTAATAACATAGACATAAATAAAGGTGGTAGTTAG